From a region of the Salinispira pacifica genome:
- a CDS encoding UDP-N-acetylglucosamine--N-acetylmuramyl-(pentapeptide) pyrophosphoryl-undecaprenol N-acetylglucosamine transferase, with protein sequence MNDNTQRSNTRKNPSRPLMAFTGGGSGGHVFPALGVLDELGSDFSRKYRLIWLGSSGGIEERIVTEQGINFKGLPAGKLRRYLSLRNLFDALKFFSGIVLALLYFLKNRPVLLFSKGGFVSVAPVIAAGLLGIPVISHESDVDPGLATRINRRFTKVQCIPFPESARFYPAGLRVETTGNPVRKDILRGERSQGLKIAGFDGTRPVLLVQGGSLGARQINSFIREHREELLAHMDIIHQTGEKDSQRLSSTEDFQGYFARPFFSREYPHILAAADLVLSRSGAGSLWELGITGKPSFFIPLTEGARGDQMRNARYAEERGVARVFHQKDPGCKGLDELAGALITAAGDAELRKTMALPWSEVVHPHGGRNIAEIVREFLPEEEV encoded by the coding sequence ATGAATGATAATACACAGAGGTCAAACACCCGGAAAAACCCCTCCCGTCCGCTGATGGCCTTTACCGGCGGGGGGAGCGGGGGTCACGTATTTCCTGCCCTGGGGGTGCTGGATGAACTGGGGTCAGATTTTTCCCGGAAGTACCGCCTTATCTGGCTGGGATCATCCGGAGGAATTGAGGAGCGGATCGTCACGGAACAGGGGATCAATTTCAAAGGCCTGCCAGCGGGGAAGCTTCGCCGCTATCTCTCCCTGAGAAACCTCTTTGATGCCCTGAAATTCTTTTCCGGCATTGTTCTTGCGCTGCTCTATTTTCTGAAAAACAGACCTGTTCTGCTTTTTTCCAAGGGAGGATTTGTATCCGTCGCTCCGGTAATCGCCGCAGGACTGCTGGGCATACCGGTAATCTCCCACGAGTCGGATGTGGACCCGGGGCTGGCCACCCGGATCAACCGGCGCTTCACCAAAGTTCAGTGCATCCCTTTTCCCGAATCGGCCCGGTTCTACCCTGCCGGTCTTCGGGTGGAGACAACCGGAAATCCCGTGAGAAAAGACATTCTCCGGGGGGAGAGGTCCCAGGGGCTGAAGATTGCCGGCTTCGACGGTACCCGCCCGGTTCTCCTGGTCCAGGGGGGCAGCCTCGGAGCCCGGCAGATCAACAGCTTTATCCGTGAACACCGGGAGGAGCTGCTTGCCCATATGGATATTATTCACCAAACCGGGGAAAAGGATTCACAACGGCTCTCCTCGACGGAGGACTTCCAGGGGTATTTTGCCCGGCCCTTTTTCTCCCGGGAATATCCGCATATCCTTGCCGCAGCGGATCTTGTCCTTTCCCGTTCCGGGGCCGGTTCGCTCTGGGAGCTGGGGATCACCGGGAAACCTTCATTTTTCATTCCTCTGACAGAGGGGGCCCGGGGAGATCAGATGCGGAACGCCAGGTATGCAGAGGAACGGGGAGTGGCCCGGGTGTTTCACCAGAAAGATCCCGGCTGCAAAGGCCTGGATGAACTCGCAGGGGCCCTGATCACGGCTGCCGGTGATGCCGAGCTGCGGAAAACCATGGCCCTGCCATGGAGCGAAGTGGTGCATCCCCATGGCGGAAGAAACATTGCCGAAATAGTGCGGGAATTTCTTCCCGAGGAGGAAGTATGA
- a CDS encoding sigma-54-dependent transcriptional regulator → MKFRILVVDDEKNIREGLGKSLELDGYETVLAEDGTSALNIMEEDEIDLVITDLKMPGMSGDELLRRVVSDWPSVSVIILTGHGTIETAVQSMRNGAFDFLTKPVNLERLSMLVKRALSSRELVLQHRALQEELNQRRQSSKILGKSPQMRKILDLIRQVAPTRASVLITGDSGVGKELVADALHAMSDRREKSFVKVHCAALSESLLESELFGHEKGAFTGAVNRKRGRFELAHMGSIFLDEIGEINQTVQIKILRVLQEKQFERVGGEQTVDVDVRLIAATNRDLKAEIEEGTFREDLYYRLNVVNIHVPPLRERKEDIPLLVSAFLKEFSEENGKSIMGIDNKAKAALYNYEWPGNVRELRNSIESAVVMSRGDFITPDDLPPHIGGAGDEDYIRLRMGVSLPEAEKQIIKETLLAERGNKSRTAEVLGIGRKTLHRKINEYGIESP, encoded by the coding sequence ATGAAATTCAGAATTCTTGTTGTAGACGATGAAAAAAATATCCGGGAGGGGCTTGGAAAGAGTCTCGAACTTGACGGATATGAGACGGTACTGGCGGAAGACGGAACCTCAGCCCTGAATATCATGGAAGAGGATGAGATTGATCTGGTGATCACCGACCTGAAGATGCCGGGAATGTCCGGGGATGAACTGCTGAGGCGGGTTGTTTCCGACTGGCCCAGTGTTTCGGTAATAATACTCACCGGCCACGGAACCATAGAAACTGCGGTCCAGTCCATGCGCAACGGAGCCTTCGATTTTCTCACCAAACCGGTGAACCTGGAACGTCTCTCCATGCTGGTGAAGCGGGCCCTTTCCTCCAGGGAGCTGGTACTCCAGCACAGAGCCCTTCAGGAGGAGCTGAATCAGCGCAGACAGAGCTCGAAAATTCTGGGCAAGAGTCCCCAGATGCGCAAGATTCTCGATCTGATCCGGCAGGTTGCCCCCACCCGGGCCTCGGTGCTGATCACCGGCGACAGCGGGGTGGGGAAGGAACTGGTTGCGGATGCCCTCCATGCCATGAGCGACAGACGGGAAAAATCTTTTGTGAAAGTCCACTGCGCCGCCCTCTCCGAATCTCTTTTGGAAAGTGAGCTGTTCGGTCACGAAAAAGGAGCCTTCACCGGAGCGGTGAACCGCAAGCGGGGGCGCTTTGAGCTGGCCCACATGGGCAGCATCTTCCTGGATGAGATTGGTGAAATCAACCAGACGGTTCAGATCAAAATTCTCCGGGTTCTTCAGGAGAAACAGTTTGAACGGGTGGGCGGCGAACAGACCGTGGACGTGGATGTGCGTCTTATTGCCGCCACCAACCGTGATCTGAAAGCTGAAATTGAAGAAGGAACCTTCCGGGAAGATCTCTATTACCGGCTGAACGTAGTGAACATTCATGTGCCGCCCCTGCGTGAAAGGAAGGAAGATATTCCGCTTCTGGTGAGTGCCTTCCTGAAAGAGTTCAGTGAAGAAAACGGTAAGAGCATAATGGGGATTGATAACAAAGCGAAGGCGGCCCTCTATAATTACGAATGGCCGGGAAATGTGAGGGAGCTTCGAAACAGCATCGAATCGGCGGTTGTGATGAGCAGAGGGGATTTTATCACCCCCGATGACCTGCCCCCTCACATCGGAGGGGCCGGGGACGAGGATTACATCCGGCTGCGGATGGGAGTTTCTCTTCCCGAGGCGGAGAAACAGATTATCAAGGAGACCCTGCTGGCGGAACGTGGCAACAAGAGCCGGACCGCCGAGGTTCTGGGCATAGGAAGAAAGACACTGCACAGAAAGATCAACGAGTACGGTATCGAATCGCCCTGA
- a CDS encoding two-component system sensor histidine kinase NtrB codes for MRKFIQRALNKLSKLDKQQIHALIYDLARENEHMEVVLDSLTDGVLVSDKDNRLILSNKAAERMIPFREYDMYEKIIWDVVADRDIAEFIQTTIEREESIRDREFTLDNLGNTRILALSIMPLVRRGRVRGNVVHIEDISEKRWSEARLRRAESLASLTTLAAGVAHEIKNPLGSIGIHIQLMQRTLDANESVKSDDVRSYLDIVNEEVERLNRIVMDFLFAVRPMDIHLEDHDLNALLHEIMDFMKYEVEESGIQLKEDYQVDIPHILLDEKFIKQAILNIVKNAINAMSDGGNLTLSTRCRGDEVILRIIDTGVGMSEEVMEKIFEPYFTTKDFGSGIGLTIVYKIMKEHRGDISVISQEGRGTTFTLSFPVPPGQQNLIGETPGEAGNIENSGNRDSSGEDQ; via the coding sequence ATGCGAAAATTCATACAGCGAGCCCTGAACAAGCTTTCCAAACTCGATAAGCAGCAGATTCATGCTCTGATTTACGACCTGGCCAGGGAAAACGAGCACATGGAAGTTGTGCTGGATTCCCTCACCGACGGAGTTCTGGTTTCCGACAAGGATAACAGACTCATACTCAGTAACAAGGCCGCCGAACGGATGATCCCGTTTCGGGAATACGATATGTATGAGAAGATAATCTGGGACGTGGTGGCCGACCGGGATATTGCCGAATTCATTCAAACCACCATTGAGCGTGAGGAAAGCATACGGGACAGGGAATTTACCCTGGATAATCTGGGGAATACCCGCATTCTTGCCCTGAGCATCATGCCCCTGGTACGCAGAGGCAGGGTCCGTGGAAATGTTGTCCACATCGAAGATATCTCCGAAAAGCGCTGGAGCGAGGCAAGGCTCAGACGGGCCGAAAGTCTCGCCAGTCTCACCACCCTTGCCGCCGGGGTGGCCCACGAGATTAAAAATCCATTGGGGAGCATCGGCATCCATATTCAGCTGATGCAGCGTACCCTGGACGCCAACGAATCGGTGAAGTCCGATGATGTGCGCTCCTATCTGGATATCGTGAATGAAGAAGTTGAGCGGCTGAACCGTATTGTGATGGATTTTCTCTTTGCGGTCCGCCCCATGGATATTCATCTGGAAGATCATGATCTGAATGCTCTGCTTCATGAGATCATGGATTTCATGAAATACGAAGTGGAAGAAAGCGGTATTCAGCTGAAAGAGGATTATCAGGTGGATATCCCCCATATCCTGCTGGACGAAAAGTTTATTAAGCAGGCCATTCTGAATATCGTGAAGAACGCCATCAATGCCATGAGTGACGGGGGCAATCTCACCCTCTCCACCCGATGCCGGGGGGATGAGGTGATCCTGCGCATTATCGATACCGGGGTGGGCATGAGTGAAGAGGTGATGGAGAAGATATTTGAGCCCTATTTCACCACCAAGGATTTCGGCAGCGGCATAGGACTTACCATAGTGTATAAAATTATGAAGGAACACCGGGGCGATATTTCGGTGATCAGTCAGGAGGGCAGGGGAACCACCTTTACTCTGAGTTTCCCCGTGCCTCCGGGCCAGCAGAACCTCATCGGCGAGACCCCGGGCGAGGCCGGGAACATCGAGAACTCCGGGAACAGAGACAGCTCCGGGGAGGATCAATGA
- a CDS encoding J domain-containing protein, with the protein MSEMFNRLGRLARSVISDFTREPDADFQDAWSELDSFLGTENHSFPGDDGRRQSSDSTGDRAWQEDLRRKQAEGLARDYANLELKPGAAEEDVRKSYKRLLIKYHPDKFAGSPEKQAIATEVTTKLNESYKRIIEILKAGG; encoded by the coding sequence ATGAGCGAAATGTTTAACCGGCTGGGCCGTCTGGCCAGAAGCGTTATTTCCGATTTTACCCGTGAGCCGGATGCTGACTTCCAGGATGCCTGGTCTGAGCTCGACAGTTTTCTGGGAACCGAAAACCACAGTTTTCCGGGAGACGATGGCCGCAGGCAGAGCAGTGACTCAACCGGCGACCGGGCCTGGCAGGAGGACCTGCGGAGAAAGCAGGCCGAAGGTTTGGCCAGGGATTATGCCAATCTGGAGCTCAAACCCGGAGCAGCCGAGGAAGATGTACGAAAAAGCTATAAGCGGCTGCTGATCAAGTATCATCCCGACAAATTCGCCGGAAGCCCCGAGAAGCAGGCCATTGCCACCGAGGTGACCACCAAATTGAACGAATCGTATAAACGCATTATTGAGATTCTGAAAGCCGGAGGGTAG
- a CDS encoding CvpA family protein — MNMSPLDIVFLLVLAVIVIRAMIRGFVEEFGSVAAFFLGVMAAFLFSGLVAQLLEGVMGQTVWNQVVAFLGLFILTYLLVKLFEAGLRNLIERAELENLDRALGFFLGLVEAVLVVFILVFLLYIQPFFEVDALIMESWFGRVLSPFFPYAAEMITGGRG, encoded by the coding sequence ATGAACATGAGTCCCCTGGATATCGTCTTTTTACTGGTTCTTGCTGTGATAGTGATCCGGGCAATGATACGCGGGTTTGTGGAAGAGTTCGGCTCGGTGGCAGCCTTCTTTCTGGGGGTGATGGCGGCTTTTCTGTTCAGCGGTCTTGTGGCTCAGCTGCTGGAAGGAGTTATGGGGCAGACGGTCTGGAATCAGGTTGTGGCCTTCCTGGGGCTGTTTATCCTCACCTATCTTCTGGTCAAACTGTTCGAGGCCGGGCTCCGGAACCTCATTGAGCGTGCTGAGCTGGAAAACCTTGATCGGGCTCTGGGCTTTTTTCTGGGCCTGGTGGAAGCGGTGCTGGTGGTGTTTATTCTGGTATTCCTGCTGTACATTCAGCCTTTTTTCGAGGTTGATGCCCTGATAATGGAGAGCTGGTTCGGCAGGGTTCTTTCACCCTTCTTTCCATACGCAGCAGAAATGATCACCGGAGGTCGCGGCTGA
- a CDS encoding DUF6675 family protein — MDYFSSRRTGRESALLHRSPGKTPYLPIVSVILFLLPVTALSQQPLAEDASRLAPEGIPRGDFRVNAALPLEGNILEALPELSPVERSSFLESGELIYRHGKDFIPRVLPDRRAARQVRNQHLMENNNFAIEMLMALKLPENMARELSADELELEIFNLLHRISTLAGLDYFSASRGRMREFYLSSTIVESEDDMTALPDPVFSSLQEASRFTMRQEDASFGDNLYSVEITPGVISIRNINPMTYNFIRIAAPGALELQLRIIPMGDHLLFYAFSSLRAPKIFGIQNKLSNSFYNRMTALYTWFSRQLYLTEF, encoded by the coding sequence GTGGATTACTTTTCATCCCGCAGAACAGGACGGGAATCAGCACTACTGCACAGGAGCCCGGGTAAAACCCCGTATCTGCCGATTGTATCAGTTATTTTGTTTCTTTTGCCGGTGACCGCTTTAAGCCAGCAGCCCCTGGCCGAGGATGCCTCCCGGCTGGCCCCTGAAGGAATACCCCGGGGGGATTTCCGGGTGAACGCCGCTCTTCCTCTTGAGGGAAACATTCTTGAAGCCCTGCCTGAGCTCAGCCCAGTTGAGCGAAGCAGCTTTCTGGAGTCAGGAGAACTGATTTACCGGCATGGAAAAGATTTTATCCCCCGGGTTCTGCCGGACCGGCGGGCAGCCCGACAGGTCAGGAATCAGCACCTGATGGAAAACAACAATTTCGCCATCGAAATGCTCATGGCGTTGAAGCTTCCGGAAAATATGGCCCGGGAGCTCAGTGCCGACGAACTTGAACTGGAAATTTTCAATCTCCTGCACAGGATATCCACCCTTGCGGGTCTGGATTACTTTTCCGCCAGCAGAGGACGGATGCGGGAGTTTTATCTCAGTTCAACCATCGTGGAGAGCGAGGATGATATGACTGCGCTGCCGGACCCGGTGTTCAGCTCCCTTCAGGAAGCGAGCCGGTTTACCATGCGTCAGGAGGATGCAAGTTTCGGGGATAATCTGTACTCGGTGGAAATCACCCCGGGTGTAATATCCATTCGCAACATCAATCCAATGACCTATAATTTTATCCGCATTGCCGCCCCGGGAGCGCTGGAGCTGCAGCTGCGAATCATTCCCATGGGAGATCACTTGCTTTTCTATGCATTTTCCAGTCTCAGAGCCCCGAAAATCTTCGGCATTCAGAATAAACTGAGCAATAGTTTTTACAACCGGATGACAGCGCTGTATACTTGGTTTTCAAGACAGCTCTATCTAACAGAATTCTAA